One segment of SAR202 cluster bacterium DNA contains the following:
- a CDS encoding AarF/ABC1/UbiB kinase family protein yields the protein MAIKTQRNNGHFRRYRQIAGALVRHGLGPMVGQIGLQSWAPSRLPFFGRRSANAKTRPEHLRMAFEELGTTFIKLGQIL from the coding sequence ATGGCCATCAAGACTCAACGAAATAACGGTCATTTCCGGCGGTACCGCCAGATCGCTGGCGCCCTGGTTCGTCACGGACTGGGACCTATGGTGGGACAGATTGGGCTGCAAAGCTGGGCCCCCTCTAGGCTGCCTTTCTTTGGCCGTCGAAGCGCCAACGCCAAAACCCGGCCCGAGCACCTCCGCATGGCCTTCGAAGAGCTAGGCACCACCTTCATTAAGCTGGGCCAAATCCT